The Nicotiana sylvestris chromosome 6, ASM39365v2, whole genome shotgun sequence genomic sequence AGAATTACATTTTGACATGGACATGTAAATGGATGATCTGTGCTTGGACTATCATTATTTGCCTTTCACTAGATCTCACAGTTACATGCTACATACAGTAGTAATGTGactttgctgtttatgttggaCATCCGAATTCTAGAGATTGAGAATGTATTTAGATAGCCGAAGCCAAACTATCCTGACATTTTCAGGAGATTCATTTTCCAGACAGATTGTCACACAAATAAAATAATACTTACATCTAATCGTGTCCCAAGGTGGCGAAGACATTTTCTCGTAATTCTTTATACTTGAAGAAATGAACAATAAAGGAAGACAatccatcaaaataaaaaatttgcgCTCCTCAAATTTAGGTGAAACAAGGGAAACCACACCGTGGAAAAATTCGATGCATAAATTCATAATATTTCTTTGTCAAAAACAGGAGCTTTCAATTATCCTAAATATAAGTGAGTCATACAACTAAAATTAAATGGTACGTTTGGGATAACTATTAGGGTTAGCTTGAACGAGAAAAAAGCAGTCAATGTATAAGCTTTATGTAATTGGAGCACATTTGACAAATTAGATATTACTAACTACGACCGTTAGCAACCAATAAATTAATTAACACCGTAAACAAAGGGACCCAAGAAATCAGTCTGATCAATGTGCTAATTTCTTTCAAAGGGGTCCAATTTTATTAGGCCAATAATGATTACATCAAAAGCTAATACTAAAatgttattttataataaatttaTTCTTAATAGCAAATAAGTCCAATTGCTTAATGAAAAGTACAAAATATGCAAGCAAGACAGAATCAACACAGGAGACCGTCCCTAGAAGAAAATTAAACCCAGCTGTAATTACACCAAATATCTTACTTGTTTTCATAACCCAAAAATGCTACTTGACTTTTAAAGCATTTTAAAACACACCTGATTATTTGCATGGCGAATACGTTGAATCTCAGCATCCTTCTCCTCTATTATAGATCGAGCAAGCCTCAGCTCAGATTGCAATTGATTCATCTGAAACACACAAGTATTTAGAAGAAGAGAGAAAGGGATAAAACAAGAAGAGCTAATTTTCCAGTTTGAAAGCAAGACTCTTGTGAGAAAAGAAATTACAATCTTAATACCAATGACTTCCACTAGAAAACAATAAGGGAATGAGAGAGGAGAATCTCACTCAAAAAGAAGCCACAAAACAGACATGCAATTGCACGTATACTAGTCAGAACCATAGGTCAGCTGGAAAtgaaaaaaggacaaaaagacaCAAGCTACATAATACCTCAGCTTTAAGTGTGCGTAACTCTTGATCTCGAGTTGCCAATAAGTGAGCAAGATCAACCTGGCAGAACCAAGAAGACTCGTCAACATCATCATTTTGAAATCTTAGTACCAAATCCAAGTGATTAATGACTAATCAACATGGCTGATTCCATTATCAGCAGTCCATAATATccaaattattaattatttttttttggaaagaaaAATCCTTGAGAGAATCATAAAAGATGAAAGTGCTGGTGTATTCAATATTGTTCTCACCATCTACTTTTGGAGTTTTTTCCTTTTCAGTTGCTAACAAATACTACTTGCTCAGTTAGTCAAAAGTCATTTGCATGAGCGATCAAATTAATAGAATCAGGGCCAACCTTTTGGATGCCCCGACTAATAGCTGGATGATAATCTTAAAAGGACAGTACTTCAAATGAGATCTTATAAGTTCATGTTTTCAAGTTCTCTTTTCCCCTCAATTTATTCTTATAGCTTAAATATAATTAACTCGACATGCAGCCAACAAGTAATTCTATTTCTTTTCTAGAGAATACAGAAACAGCAACACAATTTTGACAAGGACAAACATACCTGAGGTGCACTGCCATCATTAGATCTTTCGTATTTGCTTAAGGTTTCTTGCAGTCTAAGAATCTAGAAGAAAAAGGATTAATTAACtcagagaaaagaaagaaaaagttcCAGAAGGAACAATCGGGATTAAAATCCATTTGGTCATAAGGGATATATACGTCCTGAAGAGACAATACCTATAAATGTCTACAGCACTTCCCTTTCCAAGAAAAAACAGGAGATTCTTAACTTATAGTGGGAAATATCTTCTATGGGCTATTAACTGCCTGATTCACCAATTAGAAAAATTGGACCAGCCCAAAGTCCAGTTTCTACTCCCTCCCCAACCACCAGAAAGCTTGGGAAGCACGTTGCCAGCAACATAGGTTTTTAATAACCACATACCTCCTCACTCAAAAAGTGTATATTTTCTTGCTGATATTGCAACAATGCCATCTGCTGATCTGATAGTCGACCACCATCCTGGTACCTGTAGAACAAAAGCTCTTAGCAAAATTATCATTTGTATCATCAAGAACAAGCAGTGAAGCAACTGTCAAGCTCTTTCTTCCATCTCTTCGTAGAAGTCCCCAGTCCAAGGGCCATAAAGATAGTGTCACATTGACATGATAAAAGTACAAACACATAATGATCGGTCTGAAAACATACATAAAAAGATATTTGAGATTTATTATTTTAGCCTGAGTTATTCCTCCAAAGGCATCCCACTTCTCCAACTACCAAATGCTTGACCATATCAGAAATCAAAATAGATATCATGTAGCAAAAGCACTTATCAGTACTAACTATATCTCAACATTCATGAACTCAAACAAAGATGACAATTTTGTCAATCCCAATTTGTTTGACCCAACTCATTTTTGGTCATCCCAATTCattttaccttcttttttttttttttttttaatgcaaCGTTTCCCATCATCCATATTTACACGTGACATAAAATAAGCACCTCATTATATTCTTTTAGCTTTGATATTACATTGTTtcaacaaaacttcccattttcCCAGATTCCAGGCAGTAGTTTCGACACCTCTCTAATGCAATCAACAAGACCTAATAAAGCTTTTAGAGTTATCTATATAAGGAGTGAAAGAGTAATTTGACTTGCCAAACACATTGCACTATTTGTCTCCTAGTCAAGTAGAGTAGAGCGTATTTTTTATCTAATCACAGACTCAAAGAGAAGCGTGCTGAAGTTAGCTTTAGCTTTTTATAGAAGTGGCTACAAATGCTTGAAGAAACAGAAGCACATGCATGGCACCTTGTTTTAAATAGAATCATGAAAGAGCCCTCCATAATCTGATACAAATTTAGGGTAAAGTACCAGTGAACAAATTAATGGACAAAATGTTTCTCCATAATCAAAATGTAAACATGTGAGGTACCTCAAACCTTCCAGAGAACTTGATGGTTGAAGTGGAGAATAAAGTGACTTTAAAACATCGGGCTGGGAATCTAATGAATTGTACTGGTGAACACAACCTGCAGACAGTAGAAGGTTTAATTGACTTTATTCCTCATCTAATACATCCTGACAATATAGAGCAGGTTGGAATTTCTAATAGGTGATTTCAAAGCCAGAAAACAATTTTCAGTTCTCAAATATGAAGAGGATTTAACTTTTAGCTATCATCTCCCTTTCATGCAATTCTGCAGGAGTCTTTTCTAGACAGTCAAGGGATTTGAAAACAATAAAATTTTACCGAAGAAATCGACTCTTGTTAAAGGCATCCATTAAAGGAATTTACTCACCAATATAGACTGTGATGAAAGAACCAGCACATACTACTTCAGTCAGCATGATGATCCTGAAAAATGAAGGAATAAAGCTATAGAAAACAGTACAAAGAATAAACATATAAATATTCAGTACCACTCTATAGCTCATGCAACCTCCAACTCTGCATGAATGCAACCAAACATATATCCATGAGGtcctaacaaaaattaaaagCCTAGAAGCGGCCCTCGGATCGGACCTGAGCCAGTGAAACCTTCAAGTTCTTTGTTCCGACTTCCGCCACCCGTGAATGATGATTTTAGACGAATTGTTCTTAGGGAACTAGAAGTTGATAGGCCATATCCATGAAGTACATCCAATGCCCAAATATAAATGCCTATAAAATTCCACCCCCAAAAAAATGACAATTTTGGTCCTATTTTTTTTCACTATCGATATATCAAAAACCACCTTCATTGTTTTTTGTCCTTGAACTGGATCTCTCTGAACCAAAGCGACAATGGAAGCAGCTTAGGTGTTACCCTCTGCCTCATTACACTCGTCATCTGTGCGAGTCCGTAAAAATATTGAAATCGAATATCTTTCAATTACAAATTCACATTCATTTGCTTTCAGTCATTTTGAGGGGATTTCTCTAAACTAGAGCGAAAAAGGAAGCAGCTTAGATTTTACCGACTGCCTCATTATACTCTATATCTGTGAGAGTTTTCTGGAAAATATTTTAACTGAAAATGTCTTCAGGTTGTTAGTTAAAATGTTTCTTcttatttcaaaacaaagcaaATTAAATAAGAAATAGGGAAAATCAGTTCCTTTACCTTTTTCATTTGGAACATAGCAGACAATACTTAAAGCTCCAACAACGTTCCATATAAGACCTTGAGAGTCTCACTTTCCTCGTCTATAACTTGTCTACGGATGGTAATAAAGTTATTATTCCCCTTCACAGTTCCGTATTTCAAAATGCTCTAGTTATCCAAAACGTGAAATCCTAAAGATTTCTATAAAATCTATCCTCAAAACCAACTATCTGACTTAATATGCTACCTTGCTTAAAAGTGTTACCATAACGAAGTTTTTTTTTGGGAGATAACAAAGTCTAACACTAAGTTGGTGCTAGTCTAGCATAACTTCGATTTAGCTTTTATGTTTTCATACAATGTAACTCTATCATAGCACTCCTTCGTAGAGGAATAACTCATACCAGCAGTATACATCAGAGAAATTATCACAAATTAAGAAGGAAAAAGTCGTCAGGGGCCATTTCAATACTGAAAGTTGTTGAATGAACATCTCTTTATGCAAGGAGCCGCATATAACTGAAAAAATAGATGCAGCCAGTTTCTTGGAATGTAAACCTGAGTAGTGTTGATATAGAGAGGATGCTAATACGTGGATCCCAAACCATGACAAGCAGCATCGCTGAGGTTCCTGTATTGAAGTGTTTCAAATGGATATCCATTTAAAAACCAACAGAAGAAAAATGATTTGAAATCTTTTGAACAATCACAAAAGCAACTTAGGAATTAAACTAGTAGTTCCTGTAAGTGTCAGATAACAGAAGAATCTGACACGAAATTAGAGCAGTAAAGCTTTTctttaaaaggaaaaagaaatttaaCATCTTTTCATGGACACATCTTGTGATCATGAAAATTATCTTTTAAGCTCAGAGTTTGTATTACTTCTCACTCATATTTACTCAGCCTCTCTTTTTCCCCTTTTCTGAGAGTGTAGTGGAGGGTTGAGAAGAATCCAAATTTTGCATAATTGAAATCAAGAACCGGATCCCCATATGCAAATTAAAAAATATCATACATACAAAATAATTGTAATTCTGCAAGAAAATAACAGAGATGCAATTCACCTATAGCAGATTAGTCAGCATGTGAAATTTACAGATGGATACCATAGCAAGATTTGTTTTGACCACAGATTTGCGCTAGTGATGATTATCACTAGTCAAGAAAAAAAGAGTATAAAGAAGAGACTGACACATAAACTAGAGGACCAGGTAATGCATACCATACGCGATTGTAGCAAATGGTAGGCGAATAATATGCTTCAGTTTCTGGCTGAAAATATAGTACCCCTACAAAAAGTTCGGATTACTACAAACTTCAGAAATCATCGCTTGTCTGATGATTTTGATAATAAGAACACTGCAATGAAGATGAAAAATATCAATCTTGATAACTGAATATTGCAGTAAAATGTAATTCCCATCCAAGTAGTGCCACCAGAAGTCTCCCATTCACCGAAAGAAAGACGACTGGAACCCTGAGAATTTGTATATTGTAGTGCAGAGAAGTTGCCAACTTGGTTAACTGACTTTACCTTTCTTGTACCCCCAGGATAgataagagagaaaaaaataaaccaaagcctGGAAATCCTCGAAGCAACTAATGGGTTAAGAAGCACATTTCATGATTTCCTTGATCCATTCTCAAGATCTAGGTACTTCTACAATGCACTACCTCATCTGCGAAACCTTTAGTCCCATACAGTTTGTATATCAGGTTCTTCTACTATACTGATCTGTTTCTCCAACTTACTGGTACCCACCACTTTGCAAACTCCGTGGAGTGCGAACTAGCTTAGACCAGACTATGAAAGCCACTTGAATAATATGAATGTTTTGGCATCATAACAGCATTTAATATGCAGAAGACCTCACAACTAGATGATTTTTGCCAAGATTAGATATAAAGAGATAATTTTTATTCCATGTTTTCTTTGTTGCACATGTCACAAGAGAGGGAGAGGAGAAGGGCGAGGTGTGGATAAAAGTTACTTCCAATCCAATGACGTAATATAATCATTTATAGCTGAGGAAGTTTGATATAATTCATTGCCCTTCCAGCATTGTTTTTAACTTTTTTAATAACCTTCATCTCAGGCTATATTGAAAGAATAATATTAATCACCAGTCCAACAACAAAACCTCAATCCCAAGCTAGTTGGGGTCAGCACATATTTTTATCAGAAATACAATAGAAATACTGACCTGTAACCGTATTTTCTTAACTTGATAGACCAGATATTGCTGAAAAATGCCTACAGATATCAAACACTTCTGTTTTAGGCATAGAACTATAGAAGGAAGTCAGCTGCTGGAACAATATAATGAAGCGCAGCAGATTTAAAACTTATGATTTGCTGAAAGCAAAGGAAAGAAGCCAGAGAATTTGACTTCATATCGAACCTGTGACAACAAGGAGGGCAACATTACAACTGCAAAGAAGTGGGAACACTAATCCTTCTATAGGGTGAAATATCCATGTAGCTCCCACTGCCAAAATAGCAAAGCCTGACTAGAAATCATCATAATTAGTTCACCTAGAAGGTGGCCAAATTTGCATCTTTGTCAAGCCACAAAGAATTCATGAACTAATACTTGCCAATAAGAAACAGTAGAAAATACTCCCAATAAGGCTTGTAGGCTTCCTATGACCGGATAGAGGTGCTTCATGCAGTACGTCCACAAACCTACAGTTGAACAAGCAGCATAATCAGTTATTAGCAAGAGAAGCTGAAGTATTAGGTCAAAGCAGGAATAACTTATTGTTCAGCCTCAGCATTTAACTTGAATAGTCATATGATTCCCTAGAGGCATCTATAGTTTGCTTAGACACTACATGTATATCATCCTAAGTTCTTCCTCCATTGTTTAAATCTTTCCAGCCTTTAGAGAAACTCTCACAGACTACAGCCTTCTAACTTACCGTTAAGGTGCTGACTCTAAAGATAGCGAGAGTAAAGTCAGTTCGAGAACTATAAGAAACTCAATCAATTTTTGGTAGGAGCTCATAGAAGAAATTCAATCAACTATACCTTAAACCCAAACTAATTGCGATTGATTATGTGAAACCCTTGTATCCATTATGTTTTATTCAGACTGTTGTCATCCCAAAACTGTTGCACATGCCTAATTCGCTACGCCCCGACGAATTTAGTATCGGAGGATTCAACGTAGTTACACTTTCGTAACATAACCGTCATTTTATTGCAACCCTCCTCCTTTTCTCAAAACTTGTTCTTTGTGAAGCTCACGTAAGGACCGAAGCtcataaacaaaagaaaaacacaaaaaagTTGATTTTATAATAGTGATTTTCCACCCAACTTGCGCACTTCAACTATTCCACCGGATACCTGCTACTTCCCACCAGTACGGTACCAGATAACTCTACCCACCAAGGCTTGAGCGGATGAGAAAAAATCACTTAATATTATTGTAACTTTGTCCAAGAATTATAATAGCAACCTCGCAAACTAACATTCTTTATAACGGCGATGTTCAATAAACATGCACACACCCTTGATTAATCAACTAGGTAGAAACTATCCCCCATCAACACAAGTATTGAGTAACTTTGTTCATCAAGGCTTAAGTAGATTTGAGAAATTCATCTAGTCACATTTGCTAGGATTCCAACCTTGTTTCCCAAGGTTGTCACTCTAGCTCTTCAACTACTAGGAAATCCCTTGGGACCCTTGTAGACTATCAATTTTTCTGGTTTAACCATTCGGTACCCGGCATCCACTGGCTCAACTAATCCGGATTacggacccccccccccccaaccaaaCCTCCCCACAACCAAATAGGACCATCAAAAGAGGAAGCACTCATTTCTCCATTCCAAGGCTCGAAGCTTTGACCTCTTGTTAAGGGTGGAGTATTTGTCCCCTACATTCCTCGGTGACTAAAGTCCTTGCAAAATCCTAACACCCTTTGACTCCCAAATTTAACGTCTGCTCCACCGAAGCACAGTTCCCCGTGATTCCAACAGAACTTAAATAAGTTCAAATCCCTAATTATGTAACAACGAATATGACAAAAAGAATGTACAAGTATTTACTGAATTGATCAGCTTCTTAGCTAGGAAAATGTGAGCTTAAAAATTATTTCACTTAGCATGTAATTAAAAAGAACCATTCCTATATTTCAAAATGAAAACTAGAAAACTGACGATTTCAATCAGCATAAATATATACAACAACAGTATTCGAATAACTACGAATTTTGGAAATATATGAATGGTGCGAATAGATTGGAGGATTTAGCTCTTACAGATTATTTTCGTCTGGCGATGCAGAGATTAAAGAAGACTGTATTTCCGTTGACATCTTCTTCTAAatcttctttcctttccaatattTCCAGTTTAAAACCGTTTTACTTCGCTTCCTTCATATCTAATTCAGATTCTTCATTCctttaaaattaaaacaaattgaGAAAATGACAGAAAAGGTTCATAAGTTTAAAATAATTCCTTACATATAATTATGAGATTTTTAAAATTTGTAAAAACTGAGTACttttaagagcccgtttggacataataaatttttccaaaatattttcaCTTTTTCCCGAAATTATTCataaaatttctaattttcacttgaaaatgcattttagaaattttcgaaaatttaagaGCCCGTTTGGGCATAAGAAAGTTTTACTTTTTTCGAAATCAACGCTtggtcataaaattttcaattttcacttgaagatgcattttgaaatttttcgaaaatttaataaactccaaa encodes the following:
- the LOC104217866 gene encoding protein FIP1-like is translated as MSTEIQSSLISASPDENNLFVDVLHEAPLSGHRKPTSLIGSIFYCFLLASFAILAVGATWIFHPIEGLVFPLLCSCNVALLVVTGIFQQYLVYQVKKIRLQGYYIFSQKLKHIIRLPFATIAYGTSAMLLVMVWDPRISILSISTLLRIIMLTEVVCAGSFITVYIGCVHQYNSLDSQPDVLKSLYSPLQPSSSLEGLRYQDGGRLSDQQMALLQYQQENIHFLSEEILRLQETLSKYERSNDGSAPQVDLAHLLATRDQELRTLKAEMNQLQSELRLARSIIEEKDAEIQRIRHANNQYVEENERLRAILGEWSSRAAKLERALEMEKMSNLELQKKLTTLKTQTRE